A window of Rhodothermales bacterium genomic DNA:
CGCGACCGGACTGGCGGCTCCGCTCTTCACGTTGGTCGCCGTCCGCGCGATGGCACCGGTTGCCGGAAGGCCTCCAAAAAAGGGCGTCACGATGTTGGCAATGCCCTGGCCGACCAACTCGGCGTTCGATCGATGCCGGCGTCCGGTCATTCCGTCGGCAACGACGGCCGACAACAGGCTCTCAATCCCGGCCAACAATGCGATGGATACACTGGCCGAGACCAGCCCAGGCATGACGGCCCAGTCCACTTGCGGAAGATGCAGTGATGGGAGCGCGGAGGGCACACCGCCGAGTTGGGAGCCGATGGTCGCCACGGGCAAATGGAAAAGATGCGTTGCAGCCGTGGCCCCTACCAGGGCTATCAGCGACGCCGGAATCCGGCGCACGATCTTCGGCCACATCAGCAGCGTGAGGACGGTCACCGCAGTCAATACTACACTCCAGGGGTTGAATGCCGTGGCAACCTCGGCGTAAGCAACGAACTTTGCGATGAAAGCGGCCGGGATATCACCCATGGGCAGACCGAATGCATCCTTGATCTGACTGGATGCAATGACGACCGCAATGCCTGACGTGAAGCCCACCGTGACCGGATAGGGCACGTATCGGATGAGCGTCCCCATGCGGGACAGCCCCAGGGCAACGAGCAGGATCCCTGCCATGATGGTGGCGACCGCCAACCCGTCGTACCCGAATTCCTGCACGACGGCGTAGACGAGGACAATGAAGGCCCCGGTCGGGCCACCGATCTGGAACCGGCTTCCGCTGAACAAGGAAATCAGGAAACCGGCAATGATGGCCGTGTAGAGTCCCTGTTCGGGCTTCACACCCGAGGCAATTCCGAAGGCGATGGCGAGGGGAAGGGCCACGACGCCCACCACGATTCCTGCCACGAGGTCCCGGGAAAACATGTCCCGGGTGTACCCTTCATGGAGGACCGTAAAGAATTTCGGCGTGAGTGAGGACACGGTCAGAATCGGCCCATCATGCCATCAATCAGGGTTTGTACCAGTTGTTCATCGTCGGGCAGCAGCTCCGCCTCCGGCAAACGGCGTATGAGTTCCGCCCAGCGTTCATCCTGGAGATACGCCCGTCGCAGATACGGAATGGCCTCGTCCAGTCGGTCCACGCTGGCGAGAGTTGCGCCGACCCAGAAGGGGGCCTCGCCGTTCGTGGCTGCGTCCGGCAGATACGACATGGCCAGGTTGTACTGTTCCAGCGCTGCTTCCATCTCGCCCACGGTCAGGAAATCATCCCCGGCCCGCATGGCATTGTAGGCGCGTTGCAGGGTGACGAGCCGCCGGAGTTCTGCGACCGGCTCCGGGTGATCCTCGACCCGCAGATCGAACACCCGGTCTACCCACGGGCGACCCGTGTTTTCGGCAGAAACGATGACCATGGCCGCGGATTGCTTTCCGCGGATGTCAC
This region includes:
- a CDS encoding SulP family inorganic anion transporter; the protein is MSSLTPKFFTVLHEGYTRDMFSRDLVAGIVVGVVALPLAIAFGIASGVKPEQGLYTAIIAGFLISLFSGSRFQIGGPTGAFIVLVYAVVQEFGYDGLAVATIMAGILLVALGLSRMGTLIRYVPYPVTVGFTSGIAVVIASSQIKDAFGLPMGDIPAAFIAKFVAYAEVATAFNPWSVVLTAVTVLTLLMWPKIVRRIPASLIALVGATAATHLFHLPVATIGSQLGGVPSALPSLHLPQVDWAVMPGLVSASVSIALLAGIESLLSAVVADGMTGRRHRSNAELVGQGIANIVTPFFGGLPATGAIARTATNVKSGAASPVAGLVHALVLLVFLVAAGDLASLIPMPVLAGILLVVAWNMAETHLFKRILGSTRGDALVLLVTFGLTVFVDLTVAIQVGVVLAAFLFMKRMSEVAQIRSLGDDETDLPPAEAELLRSLPSGVEVYEVNGPFFFGAAHKFATALSAIQRRPAVLIIRMRHVLALDATGLRVLEEFLSDSAKHGTSVVLSGIHAQPLVLLERSGFMDRIGPENVHSAFEQAVDRAKSLLPEFTAP